Part of the Lolium rigidum isolate FL_2022 chromosome 6, APGP_CSIRO_Lrig_0.1, whole genome shotgun sequence genome, AAGAACAAACATCAGGCAGTACACATATAGCAGCATTGgtaaataatatttttttaaagCAGAATACATATCCAACGTTCCAAAACAGGTGAAAGAATGTGCTGAGAATGTTCAGAAACCAGTGGTGAAGTGATAAATCATCAGTTCGGAGTAATCAGAAATCTTCAGGAACCGGTCGAATAATTAGCTTTTGTTGCTAACATTCACAATGGTAAAGGATGTCACTGCAACCAGTGGTGAAGTGATAAATCACCAGTTGGTAGTAATCAGCAATCTTCATGAATAGAGTAAAAAAAATCTTCAGGAACCAGTCAATAATTAGCTTTTGTTGTTAGCACTCACAATGGTAAAGGATGTCACTCAAACCAGTGGTGAAGTGATAAATCACCAGTTGGGAGTAATCAGAGATCTTCAGGAAtagtcaaaaaaaataaaaatcttcAGGAACCAGTCGATAATGCGCTTTTGTTGCTGTCACTCACAGGGTAAAGGATATCACTACAACCAGTGGTAAGTGATAAATCACCAGTTGGGAGTAATCAGAAATCTTCAGGAACCAGTCGATAATTGGCTTCTGTTGCTACCACACATAGAGTAAACGGTGTCGCTGCAACAAGCTGGTAAGTACTTGGATTTTCCTAATAAAACCAAACAGTGAATGCCAGATGCAGATCTTGTTGCAGTCGGTTCCGACACGATTTTATTTGTCCGGTTTTACTTCCTATAGGTAGCTAATCATCACAAGTATAGGCAGTACAATGATATACACATGCTACCCGGTGACCACAAACTAACTTCCAGTGCTGTATCAATCAAATGCCTCCACTGACATCCAATGTGCCCTACCAGTTTGGATCATCTGAAGTGGTTTGATGTCTTTCCTCCGTCTAAGACTTCCTAGCATGTGATATGTGTAAGATATATTATTTCACATCTTTCAAGTCCTTAAAAATCACCCTAAACATTTTTACAGAACTTGCTATGGCTAGGAAAACAGAAGCAAATTTTACATTTCCTTGGACTCTCTGATCAACAAAAGACTAATTACTTGCTAGTTCAATCTCATGTCATCTGGTCCTTAATTTTGACAGTACTGGCATAATAACGGGAAATGGTATTATATACCACTGAAAAAACAAAACTTAAAATCTACAACTGCCCTGCAATAACTATATGCATGCATTTCCCTTCTTTTTTGTTTAACAAAGTACATTCAGTCAAATACAACGTAGGGGTGCAGTCCTTTTGGTGGAGCATATACTGGATTTCCATTGTGCTCATTTTGTGTGGTTCCACTAGACAAAATCGTTCATCTCAGGGAAACCAATGTGGCATAATATTTATCTCATACACATGGAACAACAAAAAGGAATGTTTCATACCCCTATTGTTGCACACTTGTAGAGTACATTACAGCGCATTATAGTGGTTAAGTTACAGAAAAGAGGTAAAACTGAACTTACATAAAAGAGGAGAAGATTTCAGATAAGTAGCGTGAAGAAAATCAAACTCTTCGGAGTAAAAGATGGGCAGCTTCAAGTTAGTATTCAGCATTGATGAAGTCCAGCTATCTCATAAACGTAAAGTCGCATATAAGCCAAAGGAAATAGTACAACGGTAGAGTTAAGAGTACCCTACAGCATGATGAATACCTACAGAGTATGCAAGACACAGATGCAAATGCATGAAACAGTACATTTGGGGACCTTTTCATTTTATTGCAGGCTGTAGGTGGGCAGCCCACAATGATCAACTGTACCATCACCATGGCAAGACAAAACTCAATCTTGACCGGGAGAAAAACCCTATGCGCTCCAGACATTGCCCACAGTTCCACGCCTCATTGAGTAATTTCTCTCCCCTGGCACGAAATCACTCCGTTTATAGCATGATAAATGTTCCCTGAATCTGAATAGTGCATCCCTGACCTGAACATTTATTCTTCTTTCCTGTTAATTTTACTGTGGTATAGATAGTGCTCACTGGCCTGTCAATTGGACTATAGGTTATTTGTAATGAGCAAAGGAGTTATTAATATTGGTCGTACTGAGCGAAACAGAAGTCCAAATATTAGTTCTGGTAGAATCTTCTTACAGAATTAATCTGAGTTCACCTCTTACGAACTAGAACTAGATGACAACACACGGGTGAAATTTTTGAATAATGGTTCAATGAGTCCTGACACGAATATTATTCAGAAAATGATTGCATAGTCCTTTTGAAACCGGGTGAATCACATATTTTAGAGTGAGAGGAAAAAAGTATATGAGTCCCATGGCTAATTGGAAGCTTGCACATGAGAGAATAGGCCCAGGAAGAATACTAGTAAACATGGGCCACCTCATCATTAGAGCAAAACTACATCTGAAGTTCTAAACAAGATCATCCTAAAACATGGAACACCACCGAATGTTTGGAACATCCAGACAATAACTACAGCTAAAAGGATATATCGACAAATATTTCTCACCATATATGTTGTGTGAAGTGTTCGGGTAGTAGACAGGATGTACTACAAAGTAATGCTGCTAAGTATGATGCTAgtacaaactcatatgatcagTAACTTATCAGACTTTACTTCCTTATCACAATTCTATAAACATGCTAAATTTGTTCTAACTATGACATGTGTTTTTATGGTCAAATATAAGTATGCAGATCATATATATGAATGGGCATAcgactttaaaaaaaaaaacttgtggaAAATTAAGGTTCCGCTGAAGATTAGGATCTTTATGTGATTCCTTTATAAGAAAGTGCTTCTAACTAAATATAACCTTGCAAAAAGGCGTTGGAAAGGGTGTACAAAATGTATCTTTTGCGGTTCAAATGAAACAATTGGCCATTTGTTCATCACATGTGCCTTTTTCCGTTTCATTTGGAGAGCGGTACACTTCACGTATAATATTCCGCCTCCATCTATTGTAACTAATCTATTTAGTAATTGGTTAAACCGGATTTATAAGAAAATAAAAGCTCGAATTCGTGTGGGAGTTTCGGCTTTAGTTTGGGCAATTTGGAATTGTCAGAATGATGCGGTTTTTAACAGAACAGTAAAACCAAAAAAATGGCAGGATATACATAGGGCTGCTTCATCGATACGCTTTTGGTATTACCTCCTTCCTATGGAGCAGCGTGGACCTATAAATACTGGGTGCAATTGATGGTGGTTGTACGGGCTACATTCAGCCAGGTGGCTGGCTGCATTCTAATCGCCTTCAAGATGCATAGCGGCCTTTTATATTTGTGTAATCTCTTTAGATGGCTAATTCACGTTCCCACTTTGAGTGACCCTTGAATTGTAAACCCTGATACTTTCAAACTATGCAATAAGTTAAAGGCTGTGTGCAGAGGCCGGGGCTTAGCTCCCATTTCAAAATTGCTTAAATTCTTCTCTTTCAGCAAacgttcatcatcatcatgatgcagaagccggggaataccccatttcgaaaaaaaaattcagcaaacgttcATAGGCGGTTATTGGAGTTTGAACTTGAGCTGTATCAATGGGAAAAAACTATATCATCAGACTTTAGTCCCTCCACTATAGTCAAAGATGAGTACGGACTAGTGTATCATCAGTATATGGTAAGGGTTCGTTCGATCGTTTTCATAATCGACACGATGCATAGAGTAGGACGATGTCAGCAGTGAGAGGCAGAGGAATCTAATGCAGGTTGACGGCCAGGCCGCGTTCCCTGCTATGCTATGGTGGCCAGCCCATTCCCACTCATGCCCACCGCCTGGCCTGTCTCTATCTATTTCCTCATTGCCAGGGAACCCCACCGACTAGTCCCGGGTAAACTGGTAGGAGGAGTAATCAAGTGCTAATTCAACCAACAATTCCCACACCATTTGGTGAAATTGCAATTCATGATCTTCAGTACAAAGACAAGGCAGAACTGAAGGAGTGAGAAACAGCAAGCAAGGTTGTTCGTTTTGCAGAAAAAGGAATGCATAGATTTCTGCACATGGTATTATTATTTCCCTAATAATCAAGTGATGAAGAAACCAGAAACAATTGCTACTCTACGGAATTCTCTCCCCATTTCATTCCAGGTGTACACACATTCATTCAATCTAGAAAGAGGGGAAAATGGTagtaaaagaagaagaagaagaattgagAAAGCAAGCGAGCGAGCAAGCTGGATCTCATACCAGAGGTAGGAGCAATAGTGACAGGTAGAGCAATCCTATACACCGCCAATTTGCCGATGCCCTTGCCGACGCCGACGATGGCTTGATGTCCGTGCCGCCGTGCAGGGCTGGCGGCGAGAAGAGCTTCGCCGGCCGCGTCCCCACGCCACCAGGGACGTCCGGGGATTTGCTGGCCGGAGGCGCCGCAGCAGCCCCCGCGGCGGCATCGGTGCTCCCCCGGCCGAACATTTCCTTGGGCAGCAGAACCTTGGAGACGGCGAAGACGGCGACGGGGTTCTGGTCGAAGACGGTgcgggtgatggtggcctgcacgACGCCGGTGTCGATGGCGACGGAGCCGTTGAAGCGCGTGATGTTGAGCGTGAAGCGGCCGGCCTCGGCGGACTCGGTGGCGAGCGTGGGCTGGACGGGGTTGACGATGGACTGGAGGGAGCCGAGCGGGTAGTAGGAGTGCAGCACGTGGAAGCGCAGCACGACGGCCTTGCGGTCGGCGGGGAGGGACTGGAGGCGGTCGGTGGCCGGGAGGTCGGCGAAGGCGTCGTCGGTGGGGACGAAGACGGTGACCCCGGCCCCGCGCTCGTCGGCCTCGAGGTCGTCCGCGACGCCCGAGGCCTCCAGCATGGACGCGGCCACGTTGAAGCCCCGCGCGTCGAAGAGGACGCGCGTGATGTTGACCGCGGGCGACGGGCGCGTCTCGGAGCCGGAGGCCGCGATGTCGAGGCCGGAGGGCACGATGAGGCCGCCCACCGCGAGCACGCTGATGTTGTAGGGTTCCGAGGTGACGGCGCCGAGGACGgtggcgttcgacggccccggggACGGGGACGGTGAGCGGACGACGACGGTGGTGGAGTTGCTGCCCGCGGCTGCCACGGCCGTGAGGTTGACGGCGCCGAAGTCGGAGGGCGCGCGCCCGGTGGTCTGGAACAGCGTGGTGACGAGCTTCCCCGAGGCGGGGAGGCGGGCGAGGTCGGACGGGGAGAGGTACTCGAGGAGGACGTGGTAGCGCAGCACGTCGGCGAGGTCGGCGCCGGAGGCCGCGGCGAATGCGGAGGGCGAGCGCGGCAGGTTGGCGTTCGGCACGGCCAGCAGCGTCAGCGACGACCGCCCGGCCAGCTCGGCGGCCACCGGGCTGGACGCCAGCAGCCGCGTGAAGTCGGAGAAGTTGGGGAACGCCGCGAGCACGGCCGTCACGTTGACCCCGGCCGCCGGGGAAGGCAGCGCGGCGAGTAAGACGAGCACCCCGAGCGCGAGGACTGGAGCGGGAGGGGAAGCTCTCCCCATCTCCAGGTTACTGACGTCCTGCACTGGAGAGTAGAGTGGAGTGGGGAGCTGGGCCAGTGTGAGGTAGAAGATGAGCGAGGCGAAACTTTTCGTGAATTTCTTGTGTTTTACAGAGTGCTTTGGTACGTACGAGTTTTGGATGCTAGAGGATACACTCCACTAGAGTTTATTAATGGCGTGGCAGTGTGTAGGTGGGCGAGTACGCCAGCTCCCAAAGTCTACCAGGGAACTTTTGCGAAGTGTGTGTACATGTCGCGTCACGTGTGCGTTTGGTACTAGTAGACAAAATGATGCTGCCCGAGTCGTCATTCTAGGCCATGTCACGTTTTTGGAACAAGGGGCTTCTCCGATCTTCGAGAAATGTTTCGTCTAAATCACCTCCTTAAACACTGAAATAGGTAGGAGCATATGTTTTTAACGCTGAGAATTGTGGTTTGGATTTTTAAAACAATGATTCTACGGAAATACAATTTGGCTTCCGGATGCGTATGCTACCTCTAcccaaaaattatattttgaaatgtcgaaaaattttgacaaaaaattatgcgtgtctccataatatatgtgtgttcgtcaaaTTTCGCGATTAACCAATATTTTTGTGATCTatttaagaaagagaaaatttatcttctcAGCATatactcccatgtgccaaaacgcaCTCCCCAATTTATATACAGTAATAAAGAAAACAAATTTTACACTACAAACATCTAGACATTTGTTCCTCAACAGACCCTCCAAGACATATACCATACAAGCAAGCTATTGGGAGCAAATCCTTGGAACATAATCCAACGTCGCTTAATTTGCCATCGCCCGTTGAGTCAAAAGGGAAGACAAAGgagaatagatcaactactaagtCATTGATGTAGATCCGAAGAGAAAACCTCCTTTGTGTCACCGTAGTCTCCACAGATTACATGTAACAATATCTGAGGGAAGAAGGCATATTAGCGAGGGCATCGATTCATGCTCACGGTCGAGTGTTTGTTTTGCAGGGAGAATAAGGAACATGACCCCAAGAAGACACATAGAGGGACAACCAGATGAGAAGTAAGTAGTGTCTCCGTTGAGAATACCAACCCATCGGTGATGGGAACCACAAACCACCAAAACAACCACATTGGAGCAACAACCTGAATATGAACGCCTCCCACTAGCCCTCAATGCCGCCAAGCACGACATCGAGAAAGGGGAGGATCCGGTTAGACTTTATTTGATGTGTCACCAGCGATCCCATCAAGATGGCACATACACAAAAACCTTGAAATTTTCTCCCGAATTGTGGTTCTCGACCTCTCGGCAGTAGGGCCTCGCTCGGTTGCAGTGGAAGCAATCCACCAACGGAATTAATTCGCCCAGTATTTGGGTGATCCCCGTTTCTACAGCCTAACCCCTGCAGGTATTAAAACCTGCACATCGCGGGCTCGATCAGGTTAGTCTCGACGTGACCGCGGTGCCATCCCGAGCACGTGGAGCTTGTCCTCCTCCTCTAGAGTTCTGGCagtccgtcgccaatcccatcgctCTTTCTAGAGAGCGCCATCACCCCGAACGATGGCAGACGCGTCCCTCACGAGTCACGATGCGGCGACCCACAGCCGGAGACGGAGAAGATAACAACGGCGGCAGCGATTCTGGCCGATGTGGGTCGATTGCTTCTGCTGGGTGAGCGAGTGGACCATGGAGATCACGATGGACAATATCTCTGAGCTCGCTGTGGACGGCAGCCACGGGAACGCGGAGCACGCCGACGACTGAGCCGAATGCCAATCACGTTCTCGCTGCACAGAGCGGCCACCGCCGGATGC contains:
- the LOC124660577 gene encoding fasciclin-like arabinogalactan protein 4 produces the protein MGRASPPAPVLALGVLVLLAALPSPAAGVNVTAVLAAFPNFSDFTRLLASSPVAAELAGRSSLTLLAVPNANLPRSPSAFAAASGADLADVLRYHVLLEYLSPSDLARLPASGKLVTTLFQTTGRAPSDFGAVNLTAVAAAGSNSTTVVVRSPSPSPGPSNATVLGAVTSEPYNISVLAVGGLIVPSGLDIAASGSETRPSPAVNITRVLFDARGFNVAASMLEASGVADDLEADERGAGVTVFVPTDDAFADLPATDRLQSLPADRKAVVLRFHVLHSYYPLGSLQSIVNPVQPTLATESAEAGRFTLNITRFNGSVAIDTGVVQATITRTVFDQNPVAVFAVSKVLLPKEMFGRGSTDAAAGAAAAPPASKSPDVPGGVGTRPAKLFSPPALHGGTDIKPSSASARASANWRCIGLLYLSLLLLPLV